The following coding sequences lie in one Fusarium poae strain DAOMC 252244 chromosome 1, whole genome shotgun sequence genomic window:
- a CDS encoding hypothetical protein (SECRETED:SignalP(1-18)~MEROPS:MER0013421~BUSCO:18723at5125), with protein sequence MKLQLLTASLLLLQASNSNINVNANAVGINQQRDIPDSHNTNTRLFPYLTKLRDKAIESIFGRKPNQDAAPPPVPNQLRAQYVKQLVLRFNVTTSHEEGALADAAARLFLDVWAFTDDYVDIRLHADEVRPLLSLLPKTLHTSHSILIPDLATAVYNSLPTGGNPAYTDPKTLAPVVKIASSPGDNLFFQDYQSLPVIMRWMRLLEAMFPSYVKYINVGKSYEGRDIPALRVGISHTVPNAPRRKTIMIMGGSHAREWISTSTVNYLAWSFITSYGKERMITKLLDDFDLIFLPVANPDGFEYTWHVDRLWRKTRQQTNLQFCRGLDLDRAYGYEWDGSRVQRDPCSESYGGEKPFQAVEAVQISDWARNQTWNNNVRFVGLVDLHSYSQQILYPYSFTCSLDPPNLENLEELAAGIAKSIRLSNGESYTVASACEGAVSAREFSGGRYWSRIESGGGSAVDWFYHEMRAHYSYQIKLRDTGSYGFLLPKEHIVPTGEEIFNAMKYYGDYLLGNNGIEWFPEAEKDDDFKINQQQPIPTTEEDSAMSQELRRRRMRK encoded by the coding sequence ATGAAGCTGCAATTGCTGACGGCGagtctgctgctgctgcaggCCTCCAACTCTAATATCAACGTCAACGCCAACGCTGTTGGCATCAATCAACAGCGCGACATCCCAGATTCACACAATACTAACACGAGACTCTTCCCCTATCTCACTAAACTCCGTGACAAAGCTATCGAATCCATATTTGGACGCAAACCAAATCAAGACGCAGCCCCACCACCCGTTCCCAATCAATTACGCGCGCAATACGTTAAACAGCTCGTCCTTCGTTTCAATGTCACCACTTCTCACGAGGAAGGCGCCCTCGCCGATGCCGCTGCACGTCTGTTCCTCGATGTTTGGGCTTTCACCGATGACTACGTAGACATCCGACTGCATGCTGACGAGGTCCGGCCTCTGCTCAGCCTACTACCCAAGACGCTGCATACATCGCACTCGATTTTAATCCCGGACTTGGCTACGGCTGTCTATAACTCACTGCCGACCGGAGGAAATCCCGCTTACACAGATCCGAAAACGCTTGCTCCGGTGGTCAAAATCGCTTCTTCGCCTGGAGACAACCTCTTTTTCCAGGACTACCAATCCCTACCGGTAATCATGCGCTGGATGCGACTGCTCGAGGCCATGTTTCCCTCCTATGTCAAATACATCAATGTCGGAAAGTCATACGAAGGCCGTGATATTCCTGCCTTGCGTGTGGGGATTTCTCATACCGTCCCAAATGCACCTCGACGAAAAACTATTATGATCATGGGCGGCTCCCACGCCCGTGAGTGGATATCTACTAGCACCGTCAACTATCTGGCATGGTCTTTCATTACCAGCTATGGCAAAGAACGGATGATTACAAAGTTGCTGGACGATTTCGACCTAATCTTCCTCCCAGTCGCCAACCCCGATGGATTCGAATACACCTGGCACGTTGATCGACTATGGCGCAAGACTCGGCAACAAACCAATCTTCAATTCTGCCGGGGGCTGGATCTTGACCGTGCTTACGGATACGAATGGGACGGCTCGCGGGTTCAGCGAGATCCGTGCTCTGAGAGTTACGGAGGTGAGAAGCCTTTCCAGGCTGTCGAGGCAGTTCAGATATCCGATTGGGCGCGTAATCAGACCTGGAACAACAATGTTCGATTTGTTGGTTTGGTTGATCTTCACTCATACTCCCAACAAATTCTCTACCCTTATTCCTTTACCTGCTCCTTGGATCCGCCCAACTTGGAGAACTTGGAAGAGCTCGCTGCAGGtattgcgaaatcgatacgGCTATCAAACGGAGAGAGTTATACGGTAGCATCGGCATGTGAGGGTGCCGTATCCGCACGCGAATTCAGCGGTGGTCGGTATTGGTCTCGAATCGAATCTGGCGGTGGATCAGCAGTTGACTGGTTTTATCATGAGATGCGAGCTCACTACAGCTACCAGATCAAGCTTCGAGATACTGGCAGCTACGGATTTTTGCTCCCCAAAGAGCACATTGTCCCAACTGGTGAAGAAATCTTCAACGCGATGAAGTATTACGGTGACTACCTCTTGGGCAACAATGGAATTGAATGGTTTCCCGAGGCTGAAAAGGACGACGATTTCAAGATAAATCAACAGCAACCTATTCCGACCACCGAGGAAGACTCGGCAATGAGCCAAGAGCTCAGAAGGAGGAGAATGAGAAAATAA
- a CDS encoding hypothetical protein (BUSCO:21365at5125): MPQDPAAALSALLRQSSINDHDEVLKAANAALKANKNDTDSQHTRIVALLKLDRFEDALRAIADGTPTLHSRISLEHAYALYKTGKLDEATSVLQSAGLEKKRSLQHVAAQVAYRAERFDEACNIYSRLLDTDPADEENDISINLRAALAQSSWLGYSVTEKVAVQDSDGFELCYNAACAHIANGSLETAADLLQRASRLCDASDDLTEEDKQAEMRPILAQQAYVFAKLGKLKEALDLYNSLSNTKEEDPDLAIILGNNLVALEPKSENPYLVERRFSTLTARKTHAKLFQHQSEILQRNRLAVDLQVLKRDGVKRRTDALLAEAQHPTTSANLSILSVLNAAASSQGTTGKQLLKNLQGLAQKRPHDIGLALTIIQIQLNDGHIGSALSILESFLQRLEKAENVEALNARFSPGLVALTVTLLRVQGRESSAKAELVKAATHWQFRQASPASSLLEEAGIELMKSSNDKDLQLAGISFQKLIDEQKGSDIATAGLVAALATSEPSRVEKHLQSLPPVDSLIEGIDVASLLSAGVAAPTGKTGSSTLKRAAPSGNEGKTQKRRRKIRLPKNYVEGSKPDPERWLPLRDRSSYRPKGKKGKKKAGESTQGGMVKEEETLELVGGGGVKVEKAPPPSKKKKKGKK, translated from the exons ATGCCTCAGGATCCTGCCGCCGCTCTCAGCGCCTTGTTGCGCCAGTCCTCCATCAACGACCACGACGAAGTCCTCAAGGCCGCCAACGCTGCACTCAAGGCAAACAAGAACGATACAGACAGCCAACATACCCGAATTGTCGCCCTTTTGAAGCTTGATCGCTTTGAAGATGCTCTGCGCGCCATTGCAGACGGTACCCCTACTCTTCACTCGCGAATTAGTCTCGAACATGCATATGCGCTCTACAAGACAGGAAAGCTTGATGAGGCCACCTCAGTCCTCCAATCTGCAGGCctagagaagaaaagaagtttACAGCACGTCGCTGCCCAAGTTGCGTACCGTGCTGAGCGATTTGACGAGGCATGCAACATCTACAGTCGCCTCCTTGATACCGACCCTGCCGACGAGGAGAACGACATCAGCATTAATCTACGAGCTGCGCTTGCCCAGTCTAGTTGGCTTGGGTACTCTGTCACTGAAAAGGTTGCGGTTCAAGACTCTGATGGGTTCGAATTGTGCTACAACGCTGCCTGCGCTCACATTGCCAATGGGTCTCTCGAAACTGCTGCCGATCTGTTGCAGCGGGCCAGTAGACTGTGTGATGCTTCTGACGATCTTACGGAAGAGGACAAGCAAGCCGAGATGCGACCCATCCTCGCACAACAAGCATATGTCTTTGCCAAACTGGGCAAACTGAAGGAGGCCCTCGACCTCTACAACTCATTATCCAACACCAA GGAGGAAGATCCTGACCTGGCAATCATACTTGGCAACAACCTGGTGGCTCTGGAACCCAAGTCTGAGAACCCCTATCTTGTTGAGCGAAGGTTTTCTACTCTGACCGCTAGGAAAACTCATGCAAAGCTCTTTCAACATCAGTCTGAAATCCTGCAACGAAACAGGTTGGCTGTCGACCTGCAAGTTCTGAAACGCGATGGAGTCAAGCGACGTACAGATGCACTTCTTGCTGAAGCACAGCACCCCACAACCTCCGCCAATCTCAGCATTCTGTCTGTTCTTAACGCTGCCGCGAGCTCGCAAGGAACCACAGGGAAGCAACTCCTGAAGAACCTTCAGGGTCTGGCTCAGAAGAGACCACACGACATTGGTCTTGCCCTGACTATCATACAAATACAGCTTAATGACGGCCACATCGGTTCAGCATTATCAATTCTCGAGTCTTTCCTTCAACGACTCGAAAAGGCCGAAAATGTAGAAGCACTAAACGCCCGGTTTAGCCCAGGCCTAGTTGCTCTGACTGTGACTCTTCTGCGGGTACAGGGTCGAGAGTCATCAGCAAAGGCCGAACTCGTCAAGGCTGCGACACATTGGCAGTTCCGACAGGCGAGCCCAGCCAGCTCTCTTCTAGAGGAGGCTGGTATTGAGCTAATGAAGTCATCTAACGACAAGGATTTGCAACTAGCCGGCATTTCATTCCAGAAGCTAATCGACGAGCAGAAGGGCTCGGATATTGCCACAGCTGGTCTCGTTGCAGCTTTGGCCACTTCAGAACCTTCTCGCGTCGAGAAACACCTTCAGAGCCTCCCTCCCGTCGATTCGCTCATCGAAGGTATCGATGTTGCATCACTCCTGAGCGCGGGCGTGGCGGCTCCAACCGGCAAGACCGGATCCTCAACTCTCAAGCGAGCAGCGCCTTCAGGAAATGAAGGAAAGACACAAAAGCGGCGCAGAAAGATTCGCCTGCCCAAGAACTACGTCGAGGGCAGCAAACCTGACCCCGAGCGCTGGTTGCCATTGCGCGACCGAAGCTCGTACCGTCCCAAGGGAAAgaagggaaagaagaaggctggaGAGTCTACACAAGGTGGTATggtgaaggaggaggagacttTGGAGCTTGTAGGTGGAGGAGGTGTCAAGGTAGAGAAGGCACCTCCACCAtctaagaagaagaagaagggcaagaaatAG
- a CDS encoding hypothetical protein (BUSCO:3258at5125) — protein sequence MAFLRRRGNNNMSSETDVRRHTFFESSASGDIAPALSSQPFQNNHEGAGEFFHPPSCHDLPRDSTASRLEDPRESHTESRPDIEGQGENRPDTPPIQDENSKHHRFSVLRFRNASDSQLSLRAKQQSEQTPPVPRPPEIITTAPTNEFAGPKKKSSRISLAARFRRSTDIPRDDNHSNNNFERQKTLRKSFTDDRRRPALETLDEPESPRPSTTATTSSPNGTILTPPNRPSESSRSDASSNDRISHQSSSFQSPETTPKKSGPFFRLRRHKKAPEPLFPFAHLQQQGKTQPGISSTSSLGISTTPRPASAQSSRTASGKTPKGTPDLQTAQSPATALIAPGGTQSGHSSPTRGNLLRGRSSTMSSIGRDSNDDHLLPPTTRTSSSTGRKSFGDLFGLSRLRQNSELSRQGTLTPTTPASIGSKNNSLQLARDSFVLPERYEDESPNKYLGRVEEVASRGIIAATLSKSADPFMISVLRSYMRTFGFFGDPMDMAIRKLLMEAELPKETQQIDRCLQAFANRYHECNPGIYSSPDQAYFIAFSLLILHTDVFNKNNKHKMQKSDYLKNTNGEGIFDDILECFYDNITYTPFIHVEDDLDPTSDRFASHKSRRKPLLPSTVNDPAKRATKEPIDPYTLILDGSLDALRPNLKDAMELDDHYNYLGSAPSLNLKDLQKTFFKTGVLQIVSARSRPDAFMTEQTASNPAEAHPGIVDIKVTKVGLLWRKDAKKRKARSPWQEWGAILTGAQLYFFRNTGWVKSLMHQYDNHIKAGHDGIPLIFNPPLQEFKPDGLMSTYAAVALHDAAYKKHKNAFVYVRQGGLEEVLLADNEEEMNDWLAKLNYAAAFRTTGVKMRGVVGGNYDGQSRRGLRRLDSADAATLIQTPTGPVSIARSRIDHKMAEDISAARRDVMKQKIAEAEDNVQEIQQQLEDQLRNARHLQILAPIQPRTREQLLSAAARISAQLKWTRQEMWKSKCHRDILILDLEEEFPSTSVTPTKQQSNRLSQRTGSPTPRANLGRRGSRSTHHSGTEGDPRTPTEPQVIHLPNSSETTEDVDSPLDQVFTTPPQSATKRRHSSRDLSFARPDAASTRHGSISSIAQSPISSLPPTPLTKPLSQDETHKSPQRPEEDSRQDPDADEQDFLEQAGLLEQRPSRDPTDKATVSTGADVTSESGTSTDKLDRSKIRRSLQRTFREGAGHLSHHRGSRKGKEVAGSAEESGQDHQLARGTGSFVVHGKKASVINFGDGLQNMSHDEKIRARKSSQQHDFPLSPMPSGPEDDDFYSAVGVPVETSERRESIASASTATARSFRELHRKYSTAQATRSTSAGGRLAIPSDTESEVAVSFSDGRRSPLPPMETETDEEIDDAGVKRGRSNKKEEFESRDSDAESLQDVEQLPSRTMQPVNA from the exons ATGGCTTTCCTTCGCCGCCGAGGCAACAACAATATGTCTAGTGAGACTGATGTGCGCCGACACACATTCTTTGAATCCAGCGCATCCGGCGACATTGCTCCTGCGCTTTCCTCTCAACCCTTTCAGAACAACCACGAAGGCGCTGGCGAGTTTTTCCACCCCCCGTCATGCCACGACCTACCTCGCGACTCCACCGCTAGCCGTCTTGAAGATCCTCGCGAAAGTCATACTGAAAGTCGCCCTGATATTGAAGGACAAGGCGAGAACCGTCCGGATACCCCTCCCATACAAGATGAAAACAGCAAGCATCATCGCTTTTCCGTCTTACGCTTTCGAAACGCGAGTGATTCTCAACTATCCCTTCGAGCCAAACAGCAGTCTGAACAAACACCTCCTGTGCCCCGAC CTCCCGAAATTATCACAACCGCCCCTACGAATGAATTCGCCGGACCAAAGAAAAAGTCATCCAGGATAAGCCTGGCCGCCAGGTTTCGCCGCTCAACAGATATACCTCGCGATGACAATCATTCCAATAATAACTTCGAGCGTCAAAAAACCCTTCGGAAATCCTTTACTGACGACAGGCGACGGCCTGCGCTTGAGACCTTGGACGAGCCCGAGTCTCCACGGCCATCTACAACGGCCACAACAAGTAGTCCTAACGGAACTATTTTGACGCCCCCAAATCGACCGTCCGAGTCATCAAGATCCGATGCCAGCTCCAATGATCGCATATCTCACCAGAGTTCGTCTTTCCAAAGCCCGGAAACAACGCCCAAGAAATCTGGACCATTTTTTAGATTACGTAGACACAAGAAAGCCCCGGAACCCTTGTTCCCGTTTGCGCATCTTCAACAGCAAGGAAAGACACAGCCTGGTATATCGTCTACTTCGTCTCTTGGTATCTCGACAACTCCGCGCCCAGCATCAGCCCAAAGTAGTAGAACGGCTAGTGGGAAGACTCCAAAAGGCACACCGGACTTGCAAACAGCTCAATCGCCTGCCACAGCGTTGATCGCACCCGGCGGTACCCAATCGGGCCATTCCTCACCAACAAGAGGTAACTTATTGCGAGGGAGGTCCTCTACTATGAGTTCGATAGGACGAGACTCCAACGATGATCACCTCTTACCACCGACGACTCGTACGTCGTCTTCGACTGGCCGTAAAAGTTTTGGTGATTTGTTCGGACTGAGCCGTCTACGGCAGAATTCCGAGCTCAGCCGCCAGGGCACGTTGACCCCTACCACGCCTGCCTCTATCGGATCCAAAAACAACTCGCTTCAGCTTGCTAGGGATTCATTTGTTCTCCCAGAACGTTATGAAGACGAGTCACCCAACAAGTACCTTGGCCGCGTCGAAGAAGTTGCAAGTCGGGGTATCATTGCTGCTACTCTGTCAAAGAGTGCTGACCCATTCATGATATCTGTCCTTCGGAGCTACATGCGTACCTTTGGCTTCTTTGGTGACCCCATGGATATGGCGATCCGCAAGCTTCTTATGGAAGCTGAGCTACCGAAGGAAACCCAGCAGATCGACCGCTGTCTACAGGCTTTTGCAAACCGCTACCACGAGTGCAATCCGGGCATTTATTCGTCGCCTGACCAAGCATATTTTATCGCATTTTCCTTACTCATTCTACACACTGATgtcttcaacaagaacaaTAAGCACAAGATGCAAAAATCTGATTACTTGAAAAACACGAACGGAGAGGGCATTTTTGACGACATTCTGGAATGTTTTTATGACAACATTACTTATACCCCTTTTATTCACGTTGAGGATGATTTAGACCCGACCAGTGATCGCTTTGCTTCACACAAGTCACGACGAAAACCTTTACTGCCCTCCACAGTTAATGACCCTGCAAAACGGGCTACTAAGGAGCCCATTGATCCATATAccctgatcctcgatggaAGCTTGGATGCCCTGCGGCCTAACCTGAAAGACGCAATGGAGTTAGATGACCACTACAACTACTTAGGCTCTGCGCCCAGCCTGAACCTGAAGGATTTGCAAAAAACCTTTTTCAAGACGGGTGTTCTACAGATCGTGTCAGCTCGATCTCGGCCAGATGCTTTCATGACAGAACAAACAGCAAGCAATCCTGCTGAAGCACACCCCGGAATTGTCGACATAAAGGTCACAAAGGTGGGATTACTCTGGCGAAAGGATGCAAAGAAACGCAAGGCACGGTCTCCTTGGCAGGAATGGGGAGCAATTCTCACAGGGGCACAGCTTTATTTCTTCCGAAACACAGGTTGGGTTAAGTCACTCATGCACCAGTACGATAACCATATCAAAGCAGGGCATGATGGCATACCGTTGATCTTCAACCCACCACTTCAAGAGTTTAAGCCAGATGGCCTTATGTCTACTTACGCTGCAGTTGCTCTTCATGATGCGGCTTATAAGAAGCATAAGAATGCCTTCGTATACGTACGACAGGGTGGCCTGGAAGAAGTGCTCTTGGCAGACAATGAGGAGGAGATGAATGATTGGCTTGCTAAGCTTAATTATGCAGCCGCCTTCCGAACCACAGGTGTTAAGATGCGCGGTGTCGTGGGCGGCAATTACGATGGCCAAAGCCGTCGTGGTCTTCGGAGGCTTGACAGTGCCGATGCCGCCACGCTCATCCAGACACCCACGGGCCCTGTATCGATTGCGCGAAGTCGTATAGACCATAAGATGGCCGAAGACATCTCGGCTGCTCGGCGAGACGTTATGAAGCAGAAAATTGCAGAGGCCGAAGACAACGTTCAGGAGATACAGCAGCAGCTCGAGGACCAGCTCAGAAACGCGCGTCATCTCCAAATTCTTGCGCCAATTCAACCTAGAACAAGAGAACAGCTCCTGTCTGCCGCTGCACGGATATCAGCACAGCTCAAGTGGACCCGTCAAGAGATGTGGAAATCAAAGTGTCATCGCGACATATTGATACTCGATCTCGAGGAAGAATTTCCATCTACGAGTGTCACCCCTACAAAGCAGCAGTCGAATCGACTTTCGCAGAGGACCGGGTCGCCAACTCCACGAGCTAACTTAGGACGCAGAGGGTCAAGGTCGACTCATCACTCTGGAACCGAAGGTGATCCAAGAACACCTACGGAGCCTCAAGTCATCCACCTACCAAACTCCTCTGAAACTACCGAGGATGTAGATTCACCCTTGGACCAGGTTTTCACCACACCTCCCCAAAGCGCAACAAAACGCCGACACAGTTCACGCGACCTTTCTTTTGCTAGACCGGATGCTGCTAGTACAAGACATGGTTCCATATCAAGCATAGCTCAGTCTCCTATTTCATCACTGCCTCCGACCCCGTTGACCAAGCCTCTTTCCCAAGACGAAACCCACAAGTCGCCGCAACGCCCCGAGGAAGACAGTCGTCAAGACCCTGATGCTGATGAGCAAGATTTCTTGGAGCAAGCCGGTCTGCTTGAACAACGACCCAGCCGTGATCCCACAGATAAAGCAACTGTCTCGACCGGTGCCGATGTTACTTCTGAGTCTGGCACATCTACGGACAAACTCGATAGAAGTAAGATCCGTCGTAGTCTCCAGCGAACTTTCAGAGAGGGCGCCGGACACCTGTCACATCACCGTGGTAGCCGCAAAGGTAAGGAAGTAGCTGGATCAGCAGAGGAATCGGGGCAGGATCATCAGCTCGCGAGAGGCACAGGCAGTTTTGTTGTTCATGGGAAAAAGGCATCGGTCATCAACTTTGGTGATGGGTTGCAGAACATGAGCCATGACGAAAAGATCCGTGCTCGAAAGTCGTCACAGCAACACGATTTCCCGCTATCTCCTATGCCAAGCGGTCCCGAGGATGACGATTTCTATTCTGCTGTTGGTGTCCCCGTTGAAACGAGTGAGCGCCGAGAGTCTATCGCCAGCGCAAGCACTGCAACCGCCCGAAGCTTTCGTGAGCTACATAGAAAATACTCGACTGCGCAGGCGACTAGAAGCACGTCCGCTGGTGGCAGGTTAGCGATACCTTCGGATACGGAGAGTGAGGTTGCAGTTAGTTTCTCAGATGGTCGCCGAAGCCCCTTGCCTCCTATGGAAACAGAGACGGACGAGGAAATTGACGACGCCGGTGTTAAGAGAGGTCGAAGCaacaagaaagaagagttTGAGAGTCGAGACTCGGATGCCGAGTCACTCCAGGATGTTGAGCAGCTTCCGAGCCGCACTATGCAGCCTGTCAACGCCTGA
- a CDS encoding hypothetical protein (TransMembrane:1 (o12-31i)) — translation MSLVLELPAEYGYVLVAATSTFFINTLHVVLTSKARKRSGLKYPIPYASNDLAEKDAEAYKFNCAQRSHANFTENQISFLGALLISGLRYPVASAVLGAGWAASRVFYAIGYSAGGPQGRMGGSIGSALCDVSLKFMAAYTSIMYAMGN, via the exons ATGTCTCTCGTCCTTGAGCTCCCCGCCGAATACGG CTACGTTCTTGTTGCCGCTACATCCaccttcttcatcaacacCCTCCACGTTGTCCTCACCAGCAAGGCCCGCAAGCGAAGTGGTCTCAAGTACCCTATCCCCTACGCCTCCAACGACCTCGCTGAGAAGGATGCCGAGGCCTACAAGTTCAACTGCG CCCAGCGTTCGCATGCCAACTTCACAGAGAACCAGATCTCCTTCCTGGGCGCTCTCCTGATCTCTGGTCTACGCTACCCTGTTGCCTCTGCTGTTCTCGGTGCTGGCTGGGCCGCTTCTCGTGTCTTCTACGCCATTGGTTATTCTGCTGGCGGTCCTCAGGGACGCATGGG TGGCTCCATTGGCTCTGCCCTTTGCGATGTGTCGCTGAAGTTCATGGCCGCCTACACCTCTATCATGTATGCTATGGGTAACTGA